Proteins co-encoded in one Aspergillus luchuensis IFO 4308 DNA, chromosome 6, nearly complete sequence genomic window:
- a CDS encoding uncharacterized protein (SECRETED:SignalP(1-20)), whose protein sequence is MKFTATIGALMFSLLASVSAAVTGNCTPGMNYCQVVLDNVGGNQDAMHDAIIRWGSPESARYPGLWGKYLFHCNADKSLSVVEECHVICINSGAGKSDVCDNPV, encoded by the exons ATGAAGTTCACTGCTACAATTGGGGCTTTGATGTTCAGCCTATTAGCCTCTGTCAGTGCGGCTGTAACTGGGAACTGTACGCCAGGCATGAATTACTGTCAAGTCGTGCTTGACAATGTTG GCGGCAACCAGGATGCGATGCATGATGCGATAATCCGATGGGGTTCCCCTGAATCCGCTCGCTACCCAGGCCTCTGGGGTAAATACCTGTTCCATTGCAATGCCGACAAATCACTTAGTGTTGTTGAGGAATGCCATGTCATCTGTATCAACAGTGGCGCTGGAAAGAGTGACGTCTGTGATAACCCGGTGTAG